One Chromobacterium paludis genomic window carries:
- a CDS encoding PilT/PilU family type 4a pilus ATPase, producing MEKDQASKFIHDLLKHAIGKNASDIFISPEFPPAMKIDGKITPVAPQPLSPQQSKALVRSVMNDRQTEEFESKKEANFAINPPGIGRFRVSAFVQQGMVGMVLRKINTEIPNFDQLNLPEVLKDIALIKRGLVIFVGGTGSGKSTSLAALVDWRNSTNQDHIITVEDPIEYVHAHKKSIVTQREIGVDTESWEIALKNTLRQAPDVILMGEIRDRETMNYGLQFAETGHLCLATMHANNANQALDRILNFFPEERHQQVLMDLSLNMRSIVSQRLVPHKSGRGRVAAVEILLNSPLVSDMIFRGEIAGLKEVMSRSREAGMQTFDQSLFELYEADLVSYEDALRNADSINDLRLKIKLYSESARNRDPLEGIDHLDIV from the coding sequence ATGGAAAAGGACCAGGCTTCAAAATTCATTCACGATCTGCTGAAGCACGCGATCGGCAAGAACGCCTCGGACATCTTCATCTCGCCGGAATTTCCGCCGGCGATGAAGATAGACGGCAAGATCACGCCGGTGGCGCCGCAGCCCTTGAGCCCGCAGCAGAGCAAGGCGCTGGTGCGCTCGGTGATGAACGACCGCCAGACCGAAGAATTCGAATCCAAAAAAGAAGCCAACTTCGCCATCAACCCGCCCGGCATCGGCCGCTTCCGCGTCAGCGCCTTCGTGCAGCAGGGCATGGTGGGCATGGTGCTGCGCAAGATCAACACCGAGATCCCCAACTTCGACCAGCTCAATCTGCCCGAGGTCTTGAAGGACATCGCGCTGATCAAGCGCGGTCTGGTGATCTTCGTCGGCGGCACCGGCTCAGGCAAATCCACCTCGCTGGCCGCGCTGGTGGACTGGCGCAACAGCACCAACCAGGACCACATCATCACGGTGGAGGATCCGATCGAGTACGTGCACGCGCACAAGAAATCCATCGTCACCCAGCGCGAGATCGGCGTCGACACCGAGAGCTGGGAAATCGCGCTGAAGAACACGCTGCGCCAGGCGCCGGACGTGATCCTGATGGGCGAGATCCGCGACCGCGAAACCATGAACTACGGCCTGCAGTTCGCCGAGACCGGCCACCTGTGCCTGGCCACCATGCACGCCAACAACGCCAACCAGGCGCTGGACCGCATCCTCAATTTCTTCCCGGAGGAGCGCCACCAGCAGGTGCTGATGGACTTGTCGCTGAACATGCGCTCCATCGTGTCGCAACGGCTGGTGCCGCATAAATCCGGCCGCGGCCGCGTGGCGGCGGTGGAAATTTTGCTGAACAGCCCCCTGGTCTCGGATATGATCTTCCGCGGCGAGATCGCCGGCCTGAAAGAAGTGATGTCGCGCTCGCGCGAGGCCGGCATGCAGACTTTCGACCAATCGCTGTTCGAATTGTACGAGGCGGACCTGGTCAGCTACGAGGACGCGCTGCGCAACGCGGACTCCATCAACGACCTGCGCCTGAAAATCAAGCTGTACAGCGAAAGCGCGCGCAATCGCGACCCGCTGGAAGGCATAGACCACCTGGACATTGTTTGA
- a CDS encoding type IV pilus twitching motility protein PilT, with translation MEISELLAFTVKNKASDLHLSAGLPPMIRVNGDIRRINLPPMDHHDVHDMVYDIMNDYQRKIFEDSYECDFSFELPGIARFRVNAFVQNRGMAAVFRVIPSKVLTLEQLSAPKIFQDIANFPRGLVLVTGPTGSGKSTTLAAMIDYVNENSFSHILTVEDPIEFVHESKKSLINQRELGLQTHSFANALKSALREDPDVILVGELRDLETIRLALTAAETGHLVFGTLHTSSAAKTIDRIVDVFPAGEKEMVRSMLSESVRAVIAQTLLKTKDGAGRVAAHEIMMGTPAIRNLIRENKIAQINSMIQTGQQHGMQTLDQCLSDLVRRNLVSPGEARAKASNKDAF, from the coding sequence ATGGAAATCTCCGAGCTGCTGGCATTCACCGTCAAGAACAAGGCCTCCGACCTGCACCTGTCGGCCGGCCTGCCGCCGATGATCCGCGTCAACGGCGACATCCGCCGCATCAATCTGCCGCCGATGGACCATCATGACGTGCACGACATGGTGTACGACATCATGAACGACTACCAGCGCAAGATCTTCGAGGACAGCTACGAGTGCGACTTCTCGTTCGAGCTGCCCGGCATCGCCCGTTTCCGCGTCAACGCCTTCGTGCAAAACCGCGGCATGGCGGCGGTGTTTCGGGTGATTCCAAGCAAGGTGCTGACGCTGGAGCAGCTGTCCGCGCCCAAGATTTTCCAGGACATCGCCAACTTCCCGCGCGGCCTGGTGCTGGTCACCGGCCCCACCGGCTCCGGCAAGTCCACCACGCTGGCGGCGATGATAGACTATGTCAACGAGAACTCTTTTTCGCACATTCTTACCGTGGAGGACCCAATCGAGTTCGTCCACGAGAGCAAGAAGAGCCTGATCAACCAGCGCGAACTGGGCCTGCAGACGCACAGCTTCGCCAACGCGCTGAAAAGCGCGCTGCGCGAGGACCCGGACGTGATCCTGGTGGGCGAATTGCGCGATCTGGAAACGATACGGTTGGCGCTGACCGCGGCCGAGACCGGCCACCTGGTGTTCGGCACCCTGCACACCAGCAGCGCGGCCAAGACCATAGACCGTATCGTGGACGTATTCCCGGCCGGCGAGAAGGAAATGGTGCGCTCCATGCTGTCCGAATCGGTGCGCGCGGTCATCGCGCAGACATTGCTGAAAACCAAGGACGGCGCGGGCCGCGTGGCGGCGCACGAGATCATGATGGGCACCCCGGCCATCCGCAACCTGATACGCGAAAACAAGATCGCCCAGATCAATTCGATGATACAGACCGGCCAGCAGCACGGCATGCAGACGCTGGACCAATGTCTGTCTGACCTGGTGCGGCGCAATCTGGTGTCGCCGGGCGAAGCGCGCGCCAAGGCCAGCAACAAGGACGCCTTCTAA
- a CDS encoding YggS family pyridoxal phosphate-dependent enzyme, with translation MTDSLSTRLQQVRGRLQAACAAAGRPAEAVTLLAVSKTFPATDVQEAHACGQRAFGENYVQELQQKSEALAGLAIEWHFIGPLQSNKTRIVAERAHWAHSIDRLKIAERLSAQRPDELPPLNVCVQVNVSGEDSKSGCAPEEALALARAVAALPRLRLRGLMCIPEPTEDAARLAAQFVELRRLKEQLAAEGLALDTLSMGMSADLELAVAEGATVVRVGSAIFGQRSYPL, from the coding sequence ATGACAGATTCCCTATCTACCCGCCTGCAACAGGTGCGGGGCCGGCTGCAAGCCGCCTGCGCCGCGGCCGGGCGCCCGGCCGAGGCGGTGACGCTGCTGGCCGTCAGCAAGACCTTTCCCGCCACCGATGTGCAAGAGGCGCATGCCTGCGGTCAGCGCGCCTTCGGCGAGAACTATGTGCAGGAATTGCAGCAGAAAAGCGAGGCCCTGGCCGGCCTAGCGATAGAATGGCACTTCATCGGCCCCTTGCAGTCGAACAAAACCCGCATCGTCGCCGAACGCGCGCACTGGGCGCATTCGATAGATCGGCTGAAGATAGCCGAGCGGCTGTCGGCGCAGCGGCCGGACGAACTGCCGCCGCTGAACGTGTGCGTGCAGGTCAATGTGTCCGGCGAGGACAGCAAGAGCGGCTGCGCGCCGGAGGAGGCGTTGGCGTTGGCGCGCGCGGTGGCGGCGCTGCCCAGGCTCAGGCTGCGCGGCCTGATGTGCATCCCGGAACCGACCGAGGACGCGGCGCGGCTGGCGGCGCAGTTCGTCGAGTTGCGCCGCTTGAAGGAACAGCTGGCGGCCGAGGGCCTGGCCCTGGACACGCTGTCCATGGGCATGTCGGCCGATCTGGAGCTGGCGGTGGCCGAGGGCGCCACCGTGGTGCGCGTGGGCTCGGCCATTTTCGGCCAGCGCAGCTACCCACTTTAA
- the proC gene encoding pyrroline-5-carboxylate reductase translates to MRITFIGGGNMAGAIIGGLARQGGHQIHVVEHQQDKLDQLAASFGCSGGQALPERFSAEDVVVLAVKPQQLRELCLALAPRLNGALLVSIAAGIRLDALRRWLASDRIVRVMPNTPAMVGKGVSGLYADAAVSAADREAAETVMRAAGLTVWLQDEVGIDDITCVSGSGPAYVFYFIESMIEAGVKAGFSEAQARELVLATFDGAVELARQSPLPVATLRQNVMSKGGTTERAIARFEADGVKAAIIAGAMDCRERSIEMGQQLSQE, encoded by the coding sequence ATGCGGATCACCTTCATCGGCGGCGGCAATATGGCCGGCGCCATCATAGGCGGGCTGGCCCGCCAGGGCGGCCACCAGATCCACGTGGTGGAGCATCAGCAGGACAAGCTGGACCAATTGGCGGCCAGCTTCGGCTGCAGCGGCGGCCAAGCGTTGCCGGAGCGTTTTTCGGCCGAGGACGTGGTGGTGCTGGCGGTGAAGCCGCAGCAGCTGCGCGAACTGTGCCTGGCGCTGGCGCCGCGGCTGAACGGCGCCCTGCTGGTGTCCATCGCCGCCGGCATCCGCCTGGACGCGCTGCGGCGCTGGCTGGCTTCGGACCGCATCGTGAGGGTGATGCCGAACACCCCGGCCATGGTGGGCAAGGGCGTGTCCGGCCTGTACGCCGACGCGGCGGTGTCCGCGGCTGACCGCGAGGCGGCTGAAACCGTGATGCGCGCCGCCGGCCTGACCGTCTGGCTGCAGGATGAGGTCGGCATCGACGACATCACCTGCGTCTCCGGCAGCGGCCCGGCTTATGTGTTTTACTTCATCGAGAGCATGATAGAAGCCGGCGTGAAGGCCGGTTTCAGCGAAGCCCAGGCGCGCGAGCTGGTGCTGGCGACTTTCGACGGCGCGGTGGAGCTGGCGCGGCAAAGCCCGCTGCCGGTGGCCACGCTGCGCCAGAACGTGATGTCCAAGGGCGGCACCACCGAGCGCGCCATCGCCCGCTTCGAAGCCGATGGCGTCAAGGCCGCCATCATCGCCGGCGCCATGGACTGCCGCGAGCGTTCCATCGAGATGGGCCAACAACTGAGCCAGGAGTAA
- a CDS encoding YggT family protein gives MFVDTLQFLIKTLSGLFVLVLLLRFYLQVAHAPFKHPLCQFVMAATNFVVLPARKLIPAVRSYDTATMLLAWLVSLLANILMLLLGSLPEVFAFPQVWVALALLSLLEVFKQSLTLLMGAVIVQAVMSWVNPYNPIAPVLDSLTRPFLRPFRRFVVGGVDLSPLVLLLIIQVIMMLPVRWLEAGFLTQLKVVIQ, from the coding sequence ATGTTTGTCGATACCTTGCAGTTCCTGATCAAAACCCTGTCCGGCTTGTTCGTGCTGGTGCTGCTGCTGCGCTTCTACCTGCAGGTGGCGCACGCGCCGTTCAAGCACCCTTTGTGCCAGTTTGTCATGGCCGCCACTAACTTCGTGGTGCTGCCGGCGCGCAAGCTGATACCGGCCGTGCGCAGCTACGATACGGCGACCATGCTCTTGGCCTGGCTGGTGAGCCTGCTGGCCAATATTCTGATGCTGCTGCTGGGCTCGCTGCCGGAGGTGTTCGCCTTTCCGCAGGTATGGGTGGCGCTGGCGCTATTGTCCTTGCTGGAAGTGTTCAAGCAGTCGCTGACCCTGCTGATGGGTGCGGTGATCGTGCAGGCGGTGATGAGCTGGGTCAATCCCTACAACCCGATCGCGCCGGTGCTGGACAGCTTGACCCGGCCCTTCCTGCGGCCGTTCCGCCGTTTCGTGGTCGGCGGGGTGGACCTGTCGCCGCTGGTGCTGCTGCTGATCATCCAGGTGATCATGATGCTGCCGGTTCGCTGGCTGGAAGCCGGTTTCTTGACCCAACTCAAGGTGGTGATCCAGTAA
- a CDS encoding c-type cytochrome produces the protein MKKTLLAALLLSAVAAPAMANMQMAQKYGCTACHAVDKKIVGPAYKDVAKKYAGDKGAEAKLIAKVKNGGSGVWGPIPMTPHPNIPDADLKALVKWVLSQK, from the coding sequence ATGAAGAAGACCCTGCTCGCCGCCCTGCTGCTGAGCGCCGTCGCCGCGCCGGCCATGGCCAATATGCAGATGGCCCAGAAATACGGCTGTACCGCCTGCCACGCCGTGGACAAGAAGATCGTCGGCCCGGCCTACAAGGACGTGGCGAAGAAGTACGCCGGCGACAAGGGCGCCGAGGCCAAGCTGATCGCCAAGGTGAAAAACGGCGGTTCCGGTGTCTGGGGCCCGATCCCGATGACCCCGCACCCGAATATTCCGGACGCCGACCTGAAGGCGCTGGTGAAGTGGGTATTGAGCCAGAAATAA
- the dksA gene encoding RNA polymerase-binding protein DksA, translating to MAKLTEQDILNWEGDDYMNADHLEFFKDRLLQMQQELLVNANATANHLQEQEATPDPADRATLEEEYALELRTRDRERKLLQKIQASIRQIEDGSYGFCEDTGEPIGLKRLMARPTATLSVEAQERRERMKRQYAD from the coding sequence ATGGCCAAGCTGACCGAACAGGATATCCTCAACTGGGAAGGCGATGATTATATGAACGCCGACCACCTTGAGTTTTTCAAGGACCGGTTGTTGCAGATGCAGCAGGAGTTGCTGGTCAACGCCAACGCGACCGCCAACCATCTGCAAGAACAGGAAGCCACGCCCGATCCGGCTGATCGCGCGACGCTGGAAGAAGAGTACGCGCTGGAGCTGCGCACCCGCGACCGCGAGCGCAAGCTGCTGCAAAAGATCCAGGCTTCCATCCGCCAGATCGAAGACGGCTCCTACGGCTTCTGCGAAGACACCGGCGAACCCATCGGCCTGAAGCGCCTGATGGCTCGCCCCACCGCCACGCTGTCGGTGGAGGCGCAGGAACGCCGCGAGCGCATGAAGCGCCAGTACGCGGACTGA
- the aroG gene encoding 3-deoxy-7-phosphoheptulonate synthase AroG, producing MQRQTDDVRIREIKELLPPIAHLYELPISESASELIYNTRREISALLRGEDDRLLVVIGPCSIHDVDAAVEYAQKLAPLRQALADELVVVMRVYFEKPRTTVGWKGLINDPHLNESYDINAGLRIARRLLLTLNNLGMPAATEFLDMITPQYFADLISWGAIGARTTESQVHRELASGLSCPVGFKNGTDGNLKIAVDAIRSSSVPHHFLSVTKTGHSAIVSTGGNPDCHVILRGGKEPNYSAEHVRAAAAELIAVGLPHKLMVDFSHANSRKDYRRQMEVSADVAGQIAGGDQNIFGVMVESHLVEGRQDQKPGCELKYGQSITDACLGWDDTEKLLRELADAVKARRARAE from the coding sequence ATGCAACGCCAGACCGACGACGTCAGAATCCGCGAGATCAAGGAACTGCTTCCGCCTATCGCCCACCTGTATGAGCTGCCGATCAGCGAATCGGCCTCCGAGCTGATCTACAACACGCGTCGCGAAATCTCGGCCCTGTTGCGCGGCGAGGACGACCGCCTGCTGGTGGTGATCGGCCCCTGTTCCATCCACGACGTCGACGCCGCCGTGGAATACGCGCAGAAGCTGGCGCCGCTGCGCCAGGCGCTGGCGGACGAACTGGTGGTGGTGATGCGCGTCTATTTCGAGAAGCCGCGCACCACGGTGGGCTGGAAGGGCCTGATCAACGACCCGCACCTGAACGAGTCCTACGACATCAACGCCGGCCTGCGCATCGCGCGCCGCCTGCTGCTGACGCTGAACAATCTGGGCATGCCGGCCGCCACCGAATTCCTCGACATGATCACGCCGCAGTATTTCGCCGACCTGATCAGCTGGGGCGCCATCGGCGCGCGCACCACGGAAAGCCAGGTGCACCGCGAGCTGGCTTCCGGCCTGTCTTGCCCGGTGGGCTTCAAGAACGGCACTGACGGCAACCTGAAGATCGCCGTCGACGCCATTCGCTCGTCCAGCGTGCCGCACCATTTCCTGTCGGTGACCAAGACCGGCCACTCGGCCATCGTCTCCACCGGCGGCAACCCGGACTGCCACGTGATTCTGCGCGGCGGCAAGGAACCCAACTATTCGGCTGAGCACGTGCGCGCCGCCGCCGCCGAGCTGATCGCCGTCGGCCTGCCGCACAAGCTGATGGTGGATTTCAGCCACGCCAACAGCCGCAAGGACTATCGCCGCCAGATGGAGGTCAGCGCCGACGTGGCCGGCCAGATCGCCGGCGGTGACCAGAACATCTTCGGCGTGATGGTGGAGAGCCACCTGGTGGAAGGCCGCCAGGACCAGAAGCCGGGCTGCGAGCTGAAATACGGCCAGAGCATCACTGATGCCTGCCTGGGCTGGGACGATACCGAAAAACTGCTGCGTGAACTGGCCGATGCGGTCAAGGCGCGCCGGGCGCGCGCCGAATAA
- a CDS encoding extracellular catalytic domain type 2 short-chain-length polyhydroxyalkanoate depolymerase, translating to MKIPALFGLIALLALPALAAEPLPAFRGDPAQSSVSGLSSGAFMAAQYQVAYSASVVGAGVVAGGPYYCARGTLAGAGPCMNIGQPPAVGPLLATARQFARAGHIDPLDKLASRRIYLFSGSEDNTVKTQVVDAAAEWFRQAGVPNAQIAYERSLPAGHAQITPAYGNDCAATHTPYINHCESQGKGYDQAGVILQQIYGPLRPKSQTLTGSIVPFSQSRYAPAGSSMAEVGYVYVPRACAEGEACRVHIALHGCQQYAAKVGDAFYAHAGYNNWADSNHILVLYPQTTTSAANPQGCWDWFGYTGPAYAWKSGVQMRAIKRMADHLVSR from the coding sequence ATGAAAATCCCAGCCTTGTTCGGCCTCATCGCCCTGCTGGCCTTGCCGGCGCTCGCCGCTGAGCCGTTGCCGGCCTTTCGCGGCGATCCCGCGCAATCATCGGTATCGGGCCTGTCCTCCGGCGCCTTCATGGCGGCGCAGTATCAGGTGGCCTATTCGGCGTCTGTCGTGGGCGCCGGCGTGGTGGCAGGCGGTCCGTACTACTGCGCCAGAGGCACCCTGGCCGGCGCCGGCCCCTGCATGAACATCGGCCAGCCGCCCGCGGTCGGCCCCTTGCTGGCCACCGCGCGCCAGTTCGCCCGAGCCGGCCATATCGACCCGCTGGACAAGCTGGCCAGCCGCCGCATCTATCTGTTCAGCGGCAGCGAGGACAATACGGTGAAAACCCAGGTGGTGGACGCGGCGGCGGAGTGGTTCCGCCAGGCGGGCGTGCCGAACGCGCAAATCGCCTATGAGCGCAGCCTGCCGGCCGGCCACGCCCAAATCACCCCGGCTTACGGCAACGATTGCGCCGCCACCCACACGCCCTACATCAATCATTGCGAGTCACAAGGCAAGGGCTACGATCAGGCCGGCGTGATTCTGCAACAGATCTACGGTCCGCTGCGGCCCAAATCCCAGACGCTCACCGGCAGCATCGTTCCCTTCAGCCAAAGCCGCTACGCGCCGGCGGGCAGCAGCATGGCCGAGGTGGGCTACGTCTACGTACCGCGCGCCTGCGCCGAGGGCGAGGCCTGCCGCGTGCACATCGCGCTGCACGGCTGCCAGCAATACGCCGCCAAGGTGGGCGACGCCTTCTACGCCCACGCCGGCTACAACAACTGGGCCGACAGCAACCACATCCTGGTGCTCTATCCGCAAACCACGACCTCCGCCGCCAATCCGCAAGGCTGCTGGGACTGGTTCGGCTACACCGGTCCGGCTTATGCCTGGAAGAGCGGGGTACAGATGCGGGCGATCAAGCGCATGGCCGACCATCTGGTCTCCCGCTAA
- a CDS encoding carboxymuconolactone decarboxylase family protein: MIRQDAQYQKGLELIERLHGGHTGGERVAAVADISPDFADMTIAWATGHILSRPGLDLATRELILVAACATQGFAQVQLVAHAEAALRAGATRQQIHETILQLTFYAGGPAVSNALVALKEVLAEPAAV; the protein is encoded by the coding sequence ATGATTCGCCAAGACGCGCAGTATCAAAAAGGCCTGGAACTGATAGAACGCTTGCACGGCGGCCACACCGGAGGAGAACGGGTGGCTGCCGTGGCGGACATCAGCCCGGATTTCGCCGACATGACCATCGCCTGGGCCACCGGCCACATCCTGAGCCGGCCCGGCCTGGACCTGGCCACGCGCGAACTCATCCTGGTGGCGGCCTGCGCCACCCAGGGCTTCGCCCAGGTGCAGCTGGTGGCGCATGCCGAGGCCGCGCTGCGCGCCGGCGCCACGCGGCAACAAATACACGAAACCATTCTGCAGCTGACCTTCTACGCCGGCGGACCGGCGGTCAGCAACGCGCTGGTGGCTTTGAAAGAGGTGCTGGCGGAACCCGCCGCCGTCTAA
- a CDS encoding deoxyribonuclease II family protein, which translates to MPVPATLRRSGLIAALTLSALAPLSHAAPSPLLDASHPVNWWFAFKFNAASFPGCGSAAPVNSCQFGGSPQSYSSGKSYSQQYVYASSSQPVLSQGGGCVGDTPADPVGATFGEIYNGKLNYVVWNDQFYDDPSIASCSGNSCGAPWGHSKGVLAWDDQGNGVVMQVSTPSWPASGSAQYPRTSDGNTLGCVQDNDVEVSQHFFSLKLSHADVLAVLQGLANASAVTDPGNPQIAKNGGPADIQAAVSQLGQKSDGVAPQVSKLSSGVTLIAKPSKLQVPPWQLVSAELGGIALRAATWWESSKTTAIPTTTKAGAPACWDSSLPKPGPVAIATSGSWGGKTFSLKGGLGKNYNHAKIGVSTSGGTAYAIFGDMNQEGALAGNCASAQNGRGGLFFALPNAALAGSIAKLIGGDTAPSTKSR; encoded by the coding sequence ATGCCTGTTCCCGCCACCCTGCGCCGCAGCGGCCTGATCGCCGCGCTGACGCTGAGCGCGCTCGCCCCCCTGTCCCACGCCGCCCCATCGCCCTTGCTGGACGCCAGCCACCCGGTCAACTGGTGGTTCGCCTTCAAGTTCAACGCCGCGTCCTTTCCCGGCTGCGGCAGCGCCGCGCCGGTCAACAGCTGCCAGTTCGGCGGCAGCCCGCAGAGCTACAGCAGCGGCAAAAGCTACAGCCAGCAGTATGTCTACGCCAGCAGCAGCCAGCCCGTCTTGAGCCAGGGCGGCGGCTGCGTGGGCGACACCCCGGCCGACCCGGTGGGCGCCACCTTCGGCGAGATTTACAACGGCAAGCTGAACTATGTGGTGTGGAACGACCAGTTCTATGATGACCCGTCGATCGCCTCCTGTTCCGGCAATTCCTGCGGCGCGCCGTGGGGCCATTCCAAAGGCGTGCTGGCTTGGGACGACCAAGGCAACGGCGTGGTGATGCAGGTCAGCACGCCGTCCTGGCCGGCGTCCGGCAGCGCGCAATACCCGCGCACCAGCGACGGCAACACCCTGGGCTGCGTGCAGGACAACGACGTGGAAGTCAGCCAGCACTTCTTCTCGCTGAAACTGAGCCACGCCGACGTGCTGGCCGTGCTGCAGGGCTTGGCCAACGCCAGCGCGGTGACCGATCCGGGCAACCCGCAGATCGCCAAGAACGGCGGCCCGGCCGACATCCAGGCCGCAGTCAGCCAACTGGGGCAAAAATCCGACGGCGTGGCGCCGCAGGTCAGCAAGCTGTCCAGCGGCGTCACCCTGATCGCCAAACCTTCCAAGCTGCAAGTGCCGCCGTGGCAGCTGGTTTCGGCCGAATTGGGCGGCATCGCGCTGCGCGCCGCCACCTGGTGGGAGAGCAGCAAGACTACCGCCATCCCGACCACGACCAAGGCCGGCGCGCCGGCCTGCTGGGACAGCAGCCTGCCCAAGCCAGGCCCGGTGGCCATCGCCACATCGGGCAGCTGGGGCGGCAAAACTTTCTCGCTGAAGGGCGGCCTGGGCAAGAACTACAACCACGCCAAAATAGGCGTCAGCACCAGCGGCGGCACGGCTTACGCGATCTTCGGCGACATGAACCAGGAGGGCGCGCTGGCCGGCAATTGCGCCAGCGCCCAGAACGGCCGCGGCGGCCTGTTTTTCGCGCTGCCCAACGCCGCGCTGGCCGGTTCCATCGCCAAGCTGATAGGCGGCGACACCGCGCCGTCCACGAAGAGCCGCTAA